A genomic stretch from Bradyrhizobium quebecense includes:
- a CDS encoding putative bifunctional diguanylate cyclase/phosphodiesterase — MFFSFRSWSLWRVVGPLLAIVLLLGGLSAGSLQVMSAVRAYVAGESLWSKGQKDAIHDLQIYVSTGAPLYLQKFDAAIAVPLADRTARLALEAPGNNDAVARAGFAKAGNHDDDIGGLIWLFKYFRTMHHVAGAVTAWRNSDALLDQLIEIRNEAANDVALHDPSAATIKHWAERIGAVDAALSTLAVDFSDHLGKASRQVSALLLLVNLVIAACLAGIVLFHTRRMLWRRWLAETALAVEKERAQLTLASIGDAVIVTTQDDRVGYMNGAAQRLIASGQDVTGWQLSSLFNIAEQPVRGSFQSADSDDESRPQQRLLVRPDHSSVPVSVVETPIVHAGEPAGRVMIIHDMTAERRLVEELAWAASHDALTGLANRRQFEFELHRAMSGSPATGADLMLIDLDQFKIVNDTCGHMAGDRLLKQVARLLAAEVGGSGLVARLGGDEFGILLQDDGSATHDVAADVAERIRAVIEQSNFVHEGSSFRISASIGLVALADSAGVQDALRLADVACFLAKDKGRNRVQEHRPSDTGMAVRVAEMSWVNRIRKGLDEGRFCLYEQEIRPINGALKGNERRELLLRLRDESGALVPPGSFLPAAERYGLMPLIDRWVVRRAFEIIAERKHHSRRIASYAINLSGATIGDSDFVDFVAELFAQHDFSPALVCFEITETSAISNLDEAQTFIARLRKIGCSFSLDDFGTGMSSIAYLKHLPVDTIKIDGSFVKEILNSKVDRAMVEMITKTAKIMQKQVVAEFVESLAILDELRQIGVDYAQGYAIGKPVPVLTLREEKIA, encoded by the coding sequence ATGTTCTTTTCGTTTCGAAGCTGGTCACTGTGGCGGGTGGTTGGCCCTCTGCTCGCGATCGTGTTGCTGCTGGGCGGTCTGTCGGCCGGCAGCCTGCAGGTGATGTCCGCGGTGCGGGCCTATGTGGCGGGCGAGAGCCTGTGGTCGAAGGGGCAGAAGGACGCAATTCACGACCTCCAGATCTATGTCAGCACCGGCGCGCCGCTCTATCTGCAGAAGTTCGATGCCGCGATCGCGGTGCCGCTGGCCGATCGCACGGCGCGGCTCGCGCTGGAAGCGCCAGGCAACAACGACGCCGTGGCCCGAGCCGGCTTCGCCAAAGCGGGCAATCATGACGACGACATCGGCGGCCTGATCTGGCTGTTCAAATATTTCCGCACGATGCATCACGTGGCCGGCGCGGTGACGGCCTGGCGGAATTCGGATGCCCTGCTCGATCAGCTGATCGAAATCAGGAACGAGGCCGCCAACGACGTCGCGCTGCATGATCCCTCGGCTGCGACCATCAAACACTGGGCGGAGCGGATCGGTGCGGTCGACGCCGCACTGAGCACGCTCGCCGTCGATTTCTCCGACCATTTGGGGAAGGCGTCGCGTCAGGTCTCCGCGCTGCTGCTGCTGGTCAATCTCGTGATCGCGGCCTGCCTTGCCGGCATCGTCCTGTTCCATACGCGACGGATGCTGTGGCGGCGCTGGCTCGCCGAGACCGCGCTCGCCGTCGAGAAGGAGCGCGCTCAGCTCACGCTGGCCTCGATCGGCGACGCGGTCATCGTGACCACGCAGGACGATCGCGTCGGCTACATGAACGGCGCCGCGCAGCGGCTGATCGCATCGGGGCAGGACGTAACCGGATGGCAGCTCTCGTCACTATTCAACATTGCCGAGCAGCCGGTGCGGGGATCGTTCCAGAGCGCCGATTCCGACGACGAGAGCCGGCCGCAGCAGCGGCTCCTGGTGCGGCCGGACCATTCTAGCGTGCCGGTCTCGGTGGTCGAGACTCCGATCGTGCATGCCGGCGAACCGGCCGGCCGCGTCATGATCATTCACGACATGACGGCCGAGCGGCGGCTGGTCGAGGAACTGGCGTGGGCCGCCTCTCATGACGCACTCACCGGCCTTGCGAACCGCCGGCAGTTCGAGTTCGAACTGCACAGAGCGATGTCGGGCTCGCCGGCCACAGGCGCCGATCTGATGCTGATCGACCTTGATCAGTTCAAGATCGTCAACGACACCTGCGGCCACATGGCGGGCGACCGGCTGCTGAAACAGGTAGCGAGGCTATTGGCGGCTGAAGTCGGCGGCAGCGGGCTGGTCGCGCGTCTCGGCGGCGACGAGTTCGGCATTCTGCTCCAGGATGACGGCTCCGCCACGCATGACGTCGCCGCCGATGTCGCGGAGCGGATCAGGGCGGTGATCGAGCAGTCGAACTTCGTCCATGAGGGCTCGAGCTTCCGGATCAGCGCGAGCATCGGTCTGGTCGCGTTGGCCGACAGCGCCGGCGTGCAGGACGCGTTGCGCCTCGCCGATGTCGCCTGCTTCCTCGCCAAGGACAAGGGACGCAACCGCGTCCAGGAGCACCGTCCGTCCGATACCGGCATGGCGGTGCGTGTCGCCGAGATGAGCTGGGTCAATCGCATCCGCAAGGGATTGGACGAGGGGCGCTTCTGCCTCTACGAGCAGGAGATCCGTCCGATCAACGGTGCGCTGAAGGGCAATGAGCGGCGCGAACTGCTGCTGCGGCTGCGCGACGAGAGCGGCGCGCTGGTGCCGCCCGGCAGCTTCCTGCCTGCGGCCGAACGATATGGGTTGATGCCGCTGATCGACCGCTGGGTGGTTCGCCGCGCCTTCGAGATCATCGCCGAGCGCAAGCATCATTCGCGCAGGATTGCGAGCTACGCCATCAATCTCTCCGGCGCCACGATTGGCGACAGCGATTTCGTCGACTTCGTCGCCGAGCTGTTCGCGCAGCATGATTTTTCGCCGGCATTGGTGTGTTTCGAGATCACCGAGACCAGTGCAATCTCGAATCTCGACGAGGCGCAGACATTCATCGCGCGGCTGCGCAAGATCGGCTGCAGTTTCTCGCTCGACGATTTCGGCACCGGCATGTCCTCGATCGCGTATCTGAAGCACCTGCCGGTCGACACCATCAAGATCGACGGCTCGTTCGTGAAGGAGATCCTGAACAGCAAGGTCGACCGCGCGATGGTCGAGATGATCACCAAGACCGCGAAGATCATGCAGAAGCAGGTGGTCGCCGAATTCGTCGAGAGCCTCGCGATCCTGGACGAGCTGCGCCAGATCGGGGTCGACTACGCGCAAGGTTACGCCATCGGGAAGCCGGTCCCGGTGCTCACCCTCCGGGAAGAAAAGATCGCCTGA
- a CDS encoding GntR family transcriptional regulator: MAEREADRSVSHTVRAQLALRDLVLSGRLRPGERISELQAVEITGVSRTPVRMALVRLEEEGLLEAIPSGGFMVKAFSERDILDSIELRGTLEGLAARFAAERGVSSRDLEPLKECLSEIDGLVRQDPISVEAFSSYVALNARFHAQLTELSRSPPLIRQIDRASALPFASPSGFVMAQSALPEARQILLIAQDHHRVVVDAIENREGARAEAIMREHARLAARNLRLALRNRTHLDLLPALALVTAG; the protein is encoded by the coding sequence ATGGCGGAACGCGAAGCCGATCGCTCAGTATCGCACACCGTGCGGGCGCAGCTCGCGCTGCGCGACCTGGTTCTCTCCGGCCGGCTGCGGCCCGGCGAGCGCATCTCGGAGCTGCAGGCGGTCGAGATCACCGGGGTGTCGCGCACGCCGGTGCGGATGGCGCTGGTCCGGCTGGAGGAGGAGGGCCTGCTGGAGGCGATCCCGTCCGGCGGCTTCATGGTCAAGGCATTTTCCGAGCGCGACATCCTCGATTCGATCGAGCTGCGCGGCACGCTGGAGGGCCTTGCCGCGCGCTTTGCCGCCGAGCGCGGCGTCTCGTCGCGCGATCTCGAGCCGCTGAAGGAGTGCCTCAGCGAGATTGACGGCCTGGTGCGGCAGGATCCGATCTCCGTCGAAGCGTTTTCGTCCTATGTCGCGCTCAACGCACGCTTCCACGCACAGCTCACCGAGCTGTCGCGCAGTCCGCCGCTGATCCGGCAGATCGACCGCGCCTCGGCGCTGCCGTTCGCCTCGCCGAGCGGCTTCGTGATGGCGCAATCGGCCTTGCCCGAGGCGCGCCAGATCCTGCTGATCGCGCAGGACCATCATCGCGTCGTGGTCGACGCCATCGAGAACCGGGAGGGCGCGCGCGCCGAAGCGATCATGCGCGAGCATGCCCGGCTTGCGGCACGCAA
- a CDS encoding DUF2778 domain-containing protein, producing the protein MMGQRTTKAAARKSNRGVSLVGSTAFAVSALVLSSGLAAWMVGIDPTAWLHGPALANTTASLNFDDRFGSRSTINTASLYYPLRRGFRSSRGDFNSEFGQIEDALADQLRDTQTELPASQPASASVAATTTTAASAVPMPRSRPAEANLLARNDQPLPPQAPVQQGDNRTFLQKIADMMPGKLQLASIDPNDGLLSGPSPNLGALGYDSTTAVYDISGRIVYMPDGTKFEAHSGLGNLLDDPSHVNARNAGATPPGVYEMKPREKLFHGVPALRMTPVDGSDTFGRVGLLVHSYMLGPNGDSNGCISVKHYDKFLQAYRSGTIKRIAVVVSIKDVKSASTRAASNS; encoded by the coding sequence ATGATGGGTCAACGTACGACGAAAGCAGCCGCGCGCAAGTCGAACCGCGGCGTGTCTCTGGTGGGCAGCACGGCGTTCGCCGTGAGCGCGCTCGTCCTGTCGTCTGGCCTTGCCGCCTGGATGGTCGGCATCGACCCTACCGCATGGCTGCATGGACCGGCACTCGCCAACACCACCGCCTCGCTGAATTTCGACGATCGCTTCGGCTCTCGCTCCACGATCAACACGGCTTCGCTCTATTATCCTCTGCGCCGCGGGTTCCGTTCGAGCCGCGGCGATTTCAATTCCGAGTTCGGTCAGATCGAGGACGCGCTGGCCGACCAGTTGCGTGACACCCAGACCGAACTGCCGGCCAGCCAGCCGGCGTCGGCATCCGTCGCGGCCACGACCACGACCGCAGCATCCGCCGTGCCGATGCCGCGATCGCGACCGGCCGAAGCCAATCTGCTTGCGCGCAACGATCAGCCGCTGCCGCCGCAGGCGCCGGTCCAGCAGGGCGACAACCGGACGTTCCTGCAGAAGATCGCCGACATGATGCCGGGCAAGCTGCAGCTTGCCTCGATCGATCCGAATGATGGCTTGTTGTCCGGCCCGAGCCCCAATCTCGGTGCGCTCGGTTATGACAGCACCACGGCGGTCTACGACATCAGCGGCCGCATCGTGTACATGCCCGACGGCACGAAGTTCGAAGCGCATTCGGGGCTCGGCAATCTGCTCGATGATCCGTCGCATGTGAACGCCCGCAACGCCGGTGCGACGCCGCCCGGCGTCTACGAGATGAAGCCCCGCGAGAAGCTGTTCCACGGCGTGCCTGCGCTGCGCATGACCCCGGTCGATGGCAGCGACACGTTCGGGCGTGTCGGCCTGCTCGTGCACAGCTACATGCTCGGGCCGAATGGCGACTCCAACGGCTGCATCTCGGTCAAGCACTACGACAAATTCCTGCAGGCCTATCGCAGCGGCACGATCAAGCGCATCGCCGTCGTGGTCAGCATCAAGGACGTCAAGTCGGCCTCGACCCGCGCGGCGTCGAACTCGTAA
- a CDS encoding aromatic ring-hydroxylating dioxygenase subunit alpha, whose translation MPRPFPMNAWYAAGWDAEIKHALLPRTICGRHVVMYRKGDGEAVALEDACWHRLVPLSKGRLDGDTVVCGYHGLKYNAQGRCTFMPSQETINPSACVRAYPVVERHRFIWLWMGDPALADPALVPDMHWNHDPAWAGDGKTIHVKCEYRLVVDNLMDLTHETFVHGSSIGNDAVAEAPFDVTHGEKTVTVTRWMRGIEAPPFWAKQLQKPGPVDRWQIIRFEAPCTVNIDVGVAPAGSGAPEGDRSQGVNGYVLNTITPETEKTCHYFWAFVRNHRITEQRLTSEIRDGVAGIFHEDEVILEAQQRAMDENPDRVFYNLNIDAGAMWARRVIDRMVAKENPSQQLQAAE comes from the coding sequence ATGCCAAGACCTTTTCCGATGAACGCGTGGTACGCGGCCGGCTGGGACGCCGAGATCAAGCACGCGCTGTTGCCGCGAACGATCTGCGGCAGGCATGTCGTGATGTACCGGAAGGGCGACGGCGAGGCCGTGGCGCTCGAGGATGCCTGCTGGCATCGCCTCGTGCCGCTGTCCAAGGGCAGGCTCGACGGCGATACCGTGGTCTGCGGCTATCACGGCCTGAAATACAATGCGCAGGGCCGCTGCACCTTCATGCCCTCGCAGGAGACGATCAATCCGTCGGCCTGCGTGCGCGCCTATCCGGTCGTCGAGCGCCATCGCTTCATCTGGCTCTGGATGGGCGATCCCGCGCTGGCCGATCCCGCGCTGGTGCCCGACATGCACTGGAATCACGATCCGGCATGGGCCGGCGACGGCAAGACCATTCACGTCAAATGCGAGTATCGCCTCGTGGTCGACAATCTGATGGACCTGACCCACGAGACCTTCGTGCACGGCTCGAGCATCGGCAATGATGCGGTCGCCGAAGCGCCGTTCGACGTCACCCATGGCGAGAAGACCGTGACCGTCACGCGCTGGATGAGGGGCATCGAGGCGCCGCCGTTCTGGGCCAAGCAGCTGCAGAAGCCGGGCCCGGTCGATCGCTGGCAGATCATCCGCTTCGAGGCGCCGTGCACCGTCAATATCGACGTCGGCGTCGCGCCGGCCGGGTCGGGCGCGCCGGAGGGCGATCGCTCGCAGGGCGTCAACGGCTATGTGCTCAACACCATCACGCCGGAGACCGAGAAGACCTGCCATTATTTCTGGGCCTTCGTCCGCAATCACCGCATCACCGAGCAGCGCCTGACGAGCGAAATCCGCGACGGCGTCGCCGGCATCTTCCACGAGGACGAGGTCATCCTGGAAGCGCAACAGCGCGCGATGGACGAGAATCCGGACCGCGTGTTCTACAATCTCAACATCGACGCCGGCGCGATGTGGGCGCGGCGCGTCATCGACCGCATGGTGGCGAAGGAAAATCCGTCACAGCAGTTGCAAGCGGCGGAGTAG